CGCCTGCGCCGGCCATGACCATACTGATTGACAGCTCGAGCTCCTGCCCCCGACCACGGAGCTCGCGCTGCAGCCAGATGTTTCGCCTGCGCCGGCCATGGGCCCTGCTGCTCGAGCTCGCTTCGTCGACCATGGAGCTTGCGCCGTAGCCCTGCCATCGCCTCGTCCGCCCTCGTGGAGCTCGCGTAGCTGACCTACTTGCGCCGTGCTGATATTGGGCCGGAGCCCAGCGAGCAGCGTGGAGCCGTAGAGGCAGCGCACATGCTCCAGGAATCCTGGTCACCGTTGGATACCAGTGAACGGCTAGATATCCAGCGACTGCAGAGACAAGTCGATCTGGCCAACTGCAGACGACCTCGTTCCGGCGAACACAGCCGCCACGGATTCCGCTcctcttcttccccttctccagTCTCGGCGAGCTGCTGCACACTCGTAGGCAGGTGAGTACTGTTGAGCGAGCCACATATCACGGCCGCAGCACAGCAGGTAGCTAGTTGATCTCCTGCTATCCCGATCTCTCGcgggggaagggaagggaggccGCGCGCCAACTTTTGGCTGCTTTGCCCGTGTCTTGGTTTCTCCTCGTCTCCTCCTCCTGCTATCCCGATCTCTCGCGGGGGAAGGGAAGCTAGTTTGATTCGTGCGCGCGCAACTCCTCAATGGCGGAGTGGGATGGCATGCTGGCAGTAGTTCTTCCTGTGACACACACCGGGCGGCGGCCCAGTCACGGCTCACGGGATAGCAGGGGCTGTGTAGTCGTTCCGTCGAACACTTGGCGCGCGACCCCGGAGGCTGCTTCGGAGGGGGTTTGCCTCGATTCCGTGCTTTCTTGTTCACGAAATTGCTACCTGACATGAGTTTCGATCTTAGAAGCAAATCAAGCAATACATGAACTTTTCGCTGATTTTATTTCGGAATCCATCTACTGGGTTCGTGTTTCTGCCTACTCCAGCGAACTAAACCCTCTGCTTGTTTCTTGCCGTTTTGGCTACAGAGGAAAGGGTGATAGCAATGGCATGCTTTTCTTCAAGCACCACCAAGGTTTCGCTCAAGTTCGGAGCTAAGGCGTTCGCGAGGAATTGCTTGCCTGGCTACTTGCATTCTGTGGTATCTTTTCCTGTTTCTCGGACACTGGGTGGTCTTTGTTCTCCCATCAGGGTGGAGAATGAGAATCGCGCCTATGGTTCAAACCTGGCTGTTGGGGCTCTCAAGGGCAGACACCTCAACACAACACTCTCTTCGACTAATGGCCACGTCAAGGTTCCTGGTAAGATATCTCCTACTTTGGGGCTGTTCTGGTTCCTCATATGAAATTTTTATCTGTTCTATGATCAAGAAGAGAGGGTCAACTTCATTGAACTGTTTACCATGATGCTTCCCTGAATTTTGCTTGGATTTAAAATACTGGGCATATGATTAAGTTTTTAGAAAAACCTCAAGCTTGATGCACTCGGAGGTAGATGGCTGTGCTAAACCAGTAAAAACAAGGGTTGCCATTTAACTGATCACACGAGAAAATTCAATAAATTATTATCTATTGCTTGGATCCAGAAAAGGAATTAAATTCATTAAGTCATTTATGGATTATATGCTTCTGGAAAATATTTCGCTCGGGCCTAAAGAACTATGGACATTATGGTTTATGAGGAAAACCTCAAGCTTGATGCCCTATGAGCTAGGATGCTGTGATAAACTATTACAAATCAGAGTTGCCTTCTAACTGATCAGAGTAATAAACCCAAGAAAAACAACTCTATTAAATTTGATTTGTTGTTTTCTAACAGAAGAGAGGGTAACTGTATTGGTCATTGGTGGAGGAGGAAGGGAACATGCTCTTTGTTATGCCTTGGAACGCTCTCCATCTTGTGATGCAATTTTCTGTGCTCCTGGTAATTCTGGCATTGCTCAGTCTGGAGATGCCACATGTATACCGGACCTGGACATAACAAATAGTGAAAATGTCATCTCATTCTGTCATAATTGGGATGTTGGATTAGTTGTAGTTGGACCTGAAGCACCTCTTGTTGCTGGTCTTGCAAATGACCTTGTCAAAGCTGGAATTCCTACTTTTGGTCCTTCATCAGAGGCTGCGGCATTAGAAGGATCAAAGGATTTCATGAAGAAACTATGTGATAAGTACAACATTCCCACAGCAAAGGTACTTTCTTTTAATTTGTGAAGCTACTTAACAGTTATTATGCTTGGTACGTAACGTAGGTCGATGCAATATTTGAATATATCTAGAGCTGGCAATATTATTTTCAGCATGAGAATTGTATCTTTGTGATATGCTTTGTTACTGGATACTGGCTCTCAACAAGTCCCAAACTGTGTTTTATGTTTTAGCTCAGAGTGCTCATAAACCCCATTTTACTTTCTCACAATTTTCAATTGCTGTAAATCTTGCCTGTTAAGGATAGGAGCCCCGTAGCTATTTCCAACTGTTTATTTACATAGTAAACTTAATCTGTTGAGGATCTAGGAGCCATGTTAGATATTTCCATATATTAAGCTATTGGTTGAAAGTTGAAAATTGACTACTTGTGTTCTGCATGTGCAGTATCAAACATTCACAAACCCTGCTGATGCTAAACAATATGTAAAGGATCAAGGAGCCCCCATAGTTGTTAAAGCCGATGGATTGGCTGCTGGGAAGGGTGTAGTTGTTGCTATGACTTTAGATGAGGCATTTGAAGCCATAGACACTATGCTTATTGAAGGCTCTTTTGGTTCTGCTGGATCACGTGTCATCATTGAAGAATTTttagagggagaagaagcttctTTCTTTGCATTAGTAGATGGAGAAACTGCTTTGCCTCTTGAATCGGCCCAGGACCATAAAAGAGTTGGTGATGGTGATGTTGGTCCAAATACAGGTGGTATGGGTGCATACTCCCCAGCTCCAATTGTGACAGAAGAACTGAAGAAAAAAGTAATGGAAAGTATAATCCTCCCTACTGTTAAAGGTATGGCAGCTGAAGGATGCAAATTTGTTGGTGTGTTATATGCTGGGCTTATGATTGAGAAGTCTGGGCTTCCTAAGCTTATTGAATATAATGTACGATTTGGAGATCCAGAATGCCAGGTTTGTGGTCTTCTTTAATAATTATCATTATTGGCTTTCTTTAATAattatcattattggcttaacTTAGCATATGTTTACAGAATATAATACCCAGACCATTATTTGGTCCTCTATATATCTACAGTATTTATATTACCCAATTTATATCTGCTTATTTGGATATCTTGACGTTAGTAATAATATGCTAAACTACCTGCATGGTTATTTGGTCGTTTCATATGGTTCATGCAGAAAAAAACCAGAATCTCAAGCTAATATTTGAATTTACATTTGGGAAACAACATGCACAAAGTTTTATCTGATCTTCAAGTAACATTTTGCAGAATGCTAGTAGTTCTGGCCTTCTGGGTGGTAAAAGTCTTTTGGAAATACTAATGACATTCATTGCAGTATCAAAACTCCATTTGTTAATCTCTTTAAAGAAATAAATATGAAAGGCCAACTATGTTTGTATGAACTTATTAACTTTTATAGTTGTCATGTTCACAAACTAAACTTTTGGTCAATTCATCTCTACTAACTCATCTTGTTTGGCTCAGGTCCTGATGATGAGGTTAGAGTCTGACTTGGCGCAGGTTCTGCTTGCTGCTTGTCGGGGAGAACTAGGCAAGGTTTCGCTAACCTGGTCGCCTGAGTTGGCAACAGTTGTTGTGATGGCAAGTGAAGGCTATCCTGGGCCTTACAAGAAGGGGACTGTAATAAAAAATattgatgaagccgagcaggttTCTCCTGCAGTAAAGATATTCCATGCAGGAACAGCCTTTGATACAGATGGAAACTTTGTAGCGGCTGGAGGCCGTGTGCTCGGTGTTACTGCAAAGGGCAAGGACATTGAGGAAGCAAGGGCTAAAGCGTATGATGCGCTTGACGTTGTTGACTGGCCAGAAGGATTCTACAGGCATGACATTGGTTGGAGGGCGCTCAAACATCGGCATTTGGCTGCACACTGATGACAAGAGTCCCCTGAACCTCTGTAATTATGTCGGGTTTGCAATGGTAAGGCAAACATAAGAAGAATTTGCCGCAATAGATGCTGTTAGCCTTGTGGGTGCATGAAGATTGAGTATGGAAGTATAACTTGCGTGGAGCAGTTCCTTGACCGGGGAACAGCTGATGTTTGAAGAGTAGTTTTTGTTTTTGTATCTATATACTTATATGAGTACCACTTCTGGTATTCATCACTCATTAGTAAGGAACAGATCCTTAGACCGACTCCAACAGATCACGCATAGCgtgacccaaacccaaaatgggttgTCTACAGTGGTTTATCCGTGTAAAACACTTCTCCAACGGAGCAGGCAAAGGAGCGACGCATTTTGAGTGGGAGCTGACACGGACGCAAATAAGCGTCTTCTCTCCCCCCTTCTGCGTCTCCATGCTGCTGGAGCTTGTCCGTGTCCAGGGGCACCGCGCTCCTCTGTTCCTTCCGTCCGCAAGAGAGAGAAAGCGAGAGGGAGAGAACGAAGCGGAGGGAGAGAGAAGCAAGACGGCGTGCAGACCGGGGAGCACCGGCGACGGCCCCGGCGGCCTGCGGCCGTCTCCCACAAGAGAGAGGCAACAAGGGGAGAGGGGGAAGGCCCCACGAGAGAGAGGCAACAAGGGGAGAGGGGGAAGGGAGAGCGCTCGGCGGCGCTATTGCCTCGGCGCGGATTCAAGGGAGGGAGAAACAGGGGAgcagggagaagaagaggagggaaAAGGGACTAAAATACCTCCCACTCGAGCTCCTGCTTTCTCCGCTACGTCTCCTCTCCCTTCCCAGCGGCGGCGCCTGGTTGGGTGGGCCCCACCGGTGGCGCGGGTGCGAGGCGACCGGGGCGAGGGCGTCCCCCGCAGTGGCCACGGGTGCGGGGCGAGCGCACCCCTGGCGCGGTGCTGCGCGCGGGCGTCTCCTGGTGCGGTGGCTCCCCGGCGCGGGCAAGCACTACGCGGCATCTCGGGCGCGAGCGACCGCCAGCACGCGAGGACTCCGGCGCGAGCAGACCCAGGTGAAGGTAGCCTTTCTCCcttgctcctcctctccttcACTCGCTGGCGCCGGGGTCGAGCGTCGGTCTGTGCTTGTCGGCCTTTTTTTGCTGAGGTCGATCCGGGGCATCCATGACTGGATCCAGGGCCTGGTGGCATCCTCTCGCAGCGTCCGGCGTCCGCGGGTACGAAAGGAGACCCGACGAGCGGGCGGAGGAGCGTGGCGAGGCGGGCGGCGTGCGGCTTCTCGTTTGCGTCGCCGGTTGGAAAAGAAAAGTTTTTGGGTCCGTGACTCTTTCACTATGTGCTACCCAAACTGTCGAATGCCTCTTGTTTTTAGGTCCggtttgttggagacagtcttacatGCAGCATTCTCATGTGCATTTAGTTGTACAGTCTATTTGAGTCAAACATAAAAATATTTTATTGACATCCACTCATATCATAATAAAAGCATAATTAACCCTTACTATTTACAAGCGAGCTGATTATTAAACAAGTGCCTTTTGGTTCTTTGGGTCTGTTGCATTTAATTCCATGTAGCACGCCGGTGCTTTACCTTTTTGGATAACTCAAGAAACAGAGGGTTCAACCGCTCGGTTGGATTAGTTGCATTCAAATAGCAGTAGTAAAAGTGATACATTTTTTTCGAGTAAAAGAGAGGCTTTATTAATTAGACCAAGCCACGGAATGTTTACTACGTCTAGCTAAACTAGCTAAAGCATTACATCTTGATTACAATCTCTCTTCGCTTGGGATATCTTCCAGTCAACAGCTGAGCGAGTCCTTTTGCATCTTCTGTAACAAAGCCAATCTCAGATTGGTCCACGGATGGATTGCACATTATTGAGACGATCCGTGCGCAATcggatttgatgatagccagtGGTAGACCCACTTAATGGCCCAACGAAGACCCTCAACGCAGGCTAGCTCTTCCGCTTCCCGATGCGCTTCCACATCGTCGCTCTAGGAACGTCCCTACCGAGAATACAACAGTTACCTTATTGTCCCTCGTGATTGCTCCAACCCCCACCTCCCCTTCTGTCAAGATAGGTTGCTTCCCCTGTTTTCGCATACGATAATTCTTGGTATAGGGTGTTCGTCCGTgctggacgctcccgatggtggGCTGCCCACGCCAGCCCAATGATCacctctcaaaaaaaaaacatgctcaAGCGGTGGCCGGTGTGGCCTTATCCATTCGAGCAAGCTAGCCCCATCCATTATTTACCAAGCCAGGAGGTGGGCGAGATGCGGTAGCGGTGGCGTGGGGTCAGCGATGCAGCCGTAGAGGCAACAACATCCACCTCGCGCACGGCAGCGCATCTCCATTCCCCAGCGCCGCGACGGCAGGGATCTGGCGGCCGCCCTCAAGCGACCACTACGCTTCTGGCGTCTGGCTACCGGCTTATGGCCCTTCTGCGCTCTTGCGGACTGCATCTCCGACGACCACTACGCTCCTCGTGTCTGGCTGCCGGCGCGCAAGCAAGGCTATGGCAGCTCCGACGCTCGCGCGTGTGGGAGGAAACAGTGGCTCCAGAGGCCCGCGTGCAAGCGGGGCGAGCGGGGCATGGGAGACGAGCACGACGATGGAGACCCGCGCCGCGTGGGAGGGAGGCGAGGGTGGCTATCGCGTGGAGCTAGTaatccgccgtggccttctagAGTGTGTGGACctgccgtggccttctccaccggagTGGTGAGCTCTGCGCCACCAACAAGCTCTACACCGGTGAACTCCACAgaccgacgagcctccattccgaAACAGTGAGAAAAtattgcgctgaaagcgcatgttgcaagcgtatgtttcaattattttagatgttgatgttgcacatgttgcaatggttgtacaggtatgttgcaagcttctgtttCCAATATTTCATCTGCATTTTTTCCAGACACATgttacaagtgtgtttatttggatattgtatatgtttcacgcatatgttgcaagtgttttatctggatgttgcgtatgttttgcaatggtttcaagtgttttttcaagtgtttcatacgcatgtttcaagtgttttatacgcatgtttcaagtgtttcatttgtcttcagACGAATGTTACAagtgttgtatctggatgtttcaaaactagatcggtgttgcacatgttgcaatacgTGTGAGAAGCGGAGGGGACACGAGCGGTCCCTGCGCGCGGTCTGACGGCGTGGGGCCCGCATGGGCATGTGAAACCTAGGCGCGGGCGGGGTCGTGCTGTTTTTTTTGGTTTTGTGCGAGCGCGGGGGTGGAATGCTGGTGCGAGCGTGGGAAACATAGTCCAGCGCGGGCATCGGGACATGGACCTCtggccggacgtccgggcgctagtcgTCCCTTCGGGATGGGTTCTCTGCTCTTGATCAAACTTTCCCGTAAGTTTAGCAGAAAACCTACTGATTTTGTCGTGGACGTAGGACGTGTGCCATGTGTGATGTTGTTGTGAACATACCACGCTCTCCACCGGAGGAATAGGATGAGGTCCCGTTGCTCCTTCGAGTAGCTGTCTAGGAGTAACAGTAGCTCATCTTTACCTGTGTACTGAAACCGTTCATCATCCGACAATAGCCAGTGCTGGCCCATGGCTTGTCGCAGGTCCCTCGCTCGCGGACATTGGATTAGCGCGTGATGACTAGACTTTGTTTCCATCCGTGCGATCTTCGTCCAATTTTGAAATAAGtatttgaaaccttaaatgaattcaaatttaaaagttGTCAACTAAAAATTTATATAACTTTTGTTGTAAGTAAACTCTTAGAGTCTTATTAATTTAAATTTAAAGTATGATGTCGGGATCTCCCCCATGGTCTTTTGCCTAAAAAAAAGATCTTTGGTCGTTTTCTATCTGAGGCcattaaaaaaatttaaattttaaatgtgAGAAATTCAGACGTAATTTTTCTtcaatagatgatttcaaatgaaaagttgtcaactactaTAACTCTTTGACTTTAGTTTTGGTCGTTTCTTCATCTGAGGCGTTTGAAAAACTCAAATTTTACTGTGCAACTCCTCTTGTTAAAGACGGCTCTATTTATTTATAGATgtctctagaaattgatttgtagagacggctgaaAATAGGAGCCGTTTCTACAAATGTATTTATAGAGCAGATCAATTCATATTTATTGAGGCGGCTGTAGATTGAGCCGCCTCTAGAAAAAAGCCTTCATTGCTGAAAATCAATTTTGTAGTAGTGAATGTTGAtcaaatttttttataaatttattcaaatttaagAAAATTTAATTCATCCTAAATCTAGAATTGTATATTTTTTTTGACGGAAGGAGTACTTCCAAGGGCTAAAAACATAATATCTGATATATTTTATTTCGACGCCTGTTGCACTCCGCCTTTTGTTGATACGATGTGTGGCTCAGTCGCTCATAAACAAACTAGAAACGAATTTTTTTTAGAGACCAAATTGGCAATGGTGAGTGCACACAAGTACACAACGACTACGAGTGTCGAGGATCTTGTGGGCACAACGAGTCAAATCAAACGACGAGAGTGTTGCATTGCACATTTGCACTAGCAGTCCAGGCGTCTTACACGCGTTCTCTTTCCGCATCGGGAAACAGAGCCTTTTGTGTTTTGCCCAAACCCAGCAACCCGGCCTCTTAGGCAAGATACCCAAACTCAATCCCCGAGCCTAAATTACTCAAATCCAGACCCAAAGTAGCCAAAGCCAAAATACACAATAACAATTTCGGATACAAACTATTAAAACCCGAATTTAGTTTGGATAATATTGCCCAATACCAAACTACCCGAGTTATTCAAAATATCCCAAATCTTTGTACTTCTATTACTTACGAAGACATGAAGTGGTTCAGTAAATATATTATTTGATATGGCTCAATATAGATCTATACTAGCTTGGTATATAATTGATTTGTTGTTAATTGATATGGACATGATGTAATTTGAAGGACCGTTGTTTATTGCTATGCTACTAGAATTCTTTTAAAACTGTTAGTTTTATCAattttgggtatatcgggtaaaaCCCAAACCCGATTATTGgataatgttttttttttttgccaaaatcaGGTTACAA
The sequence above is drawn from the Miscanthus floridulus cultivar M001 chromosome 15, ASM1932011v1, whole genome shotgun sequence genome and encodes:
- the LOC136508480 gene encoding phosphoribosylamine--glycine ligase-like, which translates into the protein MACFSSSTTKVSLKFGAKAFARNCLPGYLHSVVSFPVSRTLGGLCSPIRVENENRAYGSNLAVGALKGRHLNTTLSSTNGHVKVPEERVTVLVIGGGGREHALCYALERSPSCDAIFCAPGNSGIAQSGDATCIPDLDITNSENVISFCHNWDVGLVVVGPEAPLVAGLANDLVKAGIPTFGPSSEAAALEGSKDFMKKLCDKYNIPTAKYQTFTNPADAKQYVKDQGAPIVVKADGLAAGKGVVVAMTLDEAFEAIDTMLIEGSFGSAGSRVIIEEFLEGEEASFFALVDGETALPLESAQDHKRVGDGDVGPNTGGMGAYSPAPIVTEELKKKVMESIILPTVKGMAAEGCKFVGVLYAGLMIEKSGLPKLIEYNVRFGDPECQVLMMRLESDLAQVLLAACRGELGKVSLTWSPELATVVVMASEGYPGPYKKGTVIKNIDEAEQVSPAVKIFHAGTAFDTDGNFVAAGGRVLGVTAKGKDIEEARAKAYDALDVVDWPEGFYRHDIGWRALKHRHLAAH